Proteins co-encoded in one Flavivirga eckloniae genomic window:
- a CDS encoding HYR domain-containing protein: MFKKSPLINSIFFLFISITALITSCGSDDGDIETKDSIDPTIACVSDVNITVDAVSNGTEVTYNEPVGSDNLPGAVTTQTEGLASGEIFPVGTTTNTFQVKDAAGNTASCSFVVTVTRSTPSLDAPYFIGTDPKPSGKTWHKVENLSDEFDDDSFDESKWLNTDPRRWIGRAPGIFKENTVTETGGNLKLTAYKLDTPEVVNGNTFTHAGSYIGSKEAAQVGYYFECRMKANKTFMSSTFWLINHRGDGTGCDRRVTELDIQECVGQITTTAGWAQQFDETIHSNTHSRQADCASTPTGSAGGNAEIGEKAWAGYHVYAAWWKSATEVEFYLDGKKVYTVTPKANFDLPMYLRMVVETYDWNPVPADGGMTGTEEERTTSYDWVRTWELK, from the coding sequence ATGTTTAAAAAGTCCCCTTTAATCAATTCAATATTCTTTTTGTTTATATCAATTACTGCACTTATAACCAGTTGTGGTAGTGATGATGGTGATATTGAAACGAAAGATAGTATAGATCCAACAATAGCTTGTGTTTCGGATGTTAATATAACTGTTGATGCTGTATCAAATGGTACGGAGGTAACATATAATGAACCTGTTGGCTCTGATAACCTCCCAGGCGCTGTAACCACACAAACAGAAGGTTTGGCATCTGGCGAGATATTCCCTGTTGGTACTACTACGAATACATTTCAAGTAAAAGATGCAGCTGGTAATACAGCATCCTGTAGCTTTGTTGTTACGGTTACAAGGAGTACACCTTCGTTAGATGCCCCTTACTTTATTGGAACTGACCCAAAACCTTCGGGCAAAACATGGCATAAAGTTGAAAACTTATCAGATGAGTTTGATGATGATAGTTTTGATGAAAGCAAATGGCTAAATACAGACCCTAGAAGATGGATAGGTAGAGCTCCTGGAATATTTAAGGAAAACACAGTAACAGAAACTGGAGGTAATCTTAAGCTAACAGCATATAAATTGGATACACCAGAAGTGGTAAATGGTAATACATTTACGCATGCCGGCTCGTATATTGGCTCTAAGGAAGCTGCGCAAGTTGGTTATTATTTTGAATGTAGAATGAAGGCCAATAAAACGTTTATGTCTTCTACTTTTTGGTTAATTAACCATAGGGGAGATGGAACTGGCTGCGACAGAAGAGTAACTGAATTGGATATTCAGGAATGTGTTGGACAAATTACAACAACTGCCGGTTGGGCGCAGCAATTTGATGAAACCATACACTCTAACACGCACAGTAGGCAAGCAGATTGTGCTTCTACACCAACAGGTTCTGCTGGTGGTAATGCTGAAATAGGAGAAAAGGCATGGGCTGGTTATCATGTTTATGCTGCCTGGTGGAAAAGTGCCACTGAAGTAGAGTTTTATCTGGATGGAAAGAAGGTATACACAGTTACGCCTAAAGCTAATTTTGATTTACCAATGTATTTAAGAATGGTTGTTGAAACTTATGACTGGAACCCTGTGCCTGCCGATGGAGGTATGACAGGAACTGAGGAAGAAAGAACGACCTCTTACGATTGGGTAAGGACTTGGGAGTTAAAATAG
- a CDS encoding glycoside hydrolase family 43 protein: protein MILLFVSACKKATKAEHTETSYSTYKNPIITADFSDPDVIRVGKDYYMTASSFNMVPGLPILHSKDLVNWKLIGHGIQQIPDAFFSYKNRSQDQLDYNVPRLGKGVFAPSIRYHDGYFWIFWGDPDAGIYQIKTKNPAGKWSKPVLVKRVSGWIDPSPIWDENTGKAYLAHAHAASRSGINGRIDVWEMNWEGTGLIGDPVTVFDAKDSEKFPADKYHSVIEGTKFIKRGEWFYILCPAGGVEFGWQTALRSKTPKGPYEIRTICETGDTGINGPHQGGLVKSHTGEWWFIHFQSVGTLGRIVRLEPAHWTENDWPVIGVDKNNNGIGTPVKTYQNPLPVVPYKLQTSDDFNGETLGLQWQWLANPKEHWYSIKNGKLTLPALFTNDKSLEHIPHVLTQMFPAFSFSATVKMKTSDYDGIRAGLAALGRKSFDIGVEKKQDTTKVSVRFGTRTLSSEMTTGTEFWLRLNTNGELPTPLKYRTRPTKEEMEILKKTLQDYELLDVDHYANGIILGQFSFSTNGKDFTKLGPEFEVRSGAWIGARIGLYCLQKDISNAPGLTKFDQIKFDIK from the coding sequence ATGATCCTCTTATTTGTATCTGCCTGTAAAAAAGCGACAAAAGCAGAACATACAGAAACCTCGTATTCAACATACAAAAACCCAATAATCACTGCAGATTTTTCCGATCCTGATGTTATAAGAGTTGGTAAAGATTATTATATGACTGCTTCTAGTTTCAATATGGTCCCGGGGTTACCAATCCTGCATTCTAAAGATTTGGTGAATTGGAAATTAATTGGCCATGGTATTCAGCAAATACCAGATGCTTTTTTTAGCTATAAAAATAGAAGTCAAGATCAATTAGACTATAATGTGCCACGGCTTGGTAAAGGAGTATTTGCGCCTTCTATTCGTTATCACGATGGTTATTTCTGGATTTTTTGGGGCGACCCAGATGCAGGGATTTATCAAATAAAAACAAAAAATCCTGCTGGAAAATGGAGCAAACCTGTTTTAGTTAAAAGAGTTTCCGGCTGGATAGATCCTTCTCCTATTTGGGATGAAAACACAGGCAAAGCCTATCTTGCGCATGCACATGCGGCATCTCGCAGTGGTATTAATGGGCGCATAGATGTATGGGAAATGAATTGGGAAGGTACGGGTCTTATTGGGGATCCGGTTACAGTATTCGATGCTAAAGATTCTGAAAAGTTTCCTGCAGATAAATACCATAGTGTTATTGAGGGTACTAAATTCATAAAACGGGGCGAGTGGTTTTATATTTTGTGTCCTGCGGGTGGCGTGGAATTTGGTTGGCAAACCGCTTTGCGTTCAAAAACCCCTAAAGGACCATATGAAATACGTACCATATGCGAAACTGGAGATACGGGAATAAATGGTCCCCATCAAGGAGGTTTAGTAAAATCCCATACTGGAGAATGGTGGTTTATTCATTTTCAGTCTGTTGGTACTTTAGGGCGTATTGTTAGATTAGAACCTGCGCATTGGACAGAAAACGATTGGCCTGTAATAGGTGTCGATAAAAATAATAATGGTATCGGAACTCCTGTAAAAACCTATCAAAACCCACTTCCTGTTGTGCCATATAAATTACAAACCTCTGATGATTTTAACGGCGAAACACTTGGTCTACAATGGCAATGGCTTGCAAACCCAAAAGAGCATTGGTATAGCATAAAAAATGGAAAGCTAACTTTACCTGCTCTTTTTACTAATGATAAGAGCTTAGAACACATCCCACATGTATTAACCCAAATGTTTCCTGCCTTTAGTTTTTCTGCAACAGTAAAAATGAAAACCTCGGATTATGATGGAATACGAGCTGGGTTAGCGGCATTAGGCAGAAAATCTTTTGACATTGGCGTAGAAAAAAAACAAGATACAACAAAAGTATCGGTACGCTTTGGAACCCGAACTTTGAGCTCTGAAATGACTACTGGTACAGAGTTCTGGTTACGATTAAACACTAATGGAGAACTTCCTACACCATTAAAATATAGAACCAGACCTACAAAAGAGGAAATGGAGATTCTAAAAAAGACACTTCAAGATTACGAATTATTAGATGTAGATCATTATGCTAATGGTATAATTCTTGGACAGTTCTCGTTTAGCACCAATGGAAAGGATTTCACAAAGCTAGGCCCTGAATTTGAAGTGCGCTCTGGTGCTTGGATTGGAGCTCGGATAGGCTTATACTGTCTACAAAAAGATATAAGTAACGCTCCGGGGCTAACAAAATTTGATCAAATTAAGTTTGATATTAAGTAG
- a CDS encoding 3'-5' exonuclease: MIFNWFRKNKKEYPDFWIDYLDSFKAPKKDKVDTTRFVAFDTETTGFDKKNDRILSIGAVSFVGKSIQVKESLELYLEQEVFNPESVKIHGIMKKGSLEKVTELEAIKLFLAYIKDAVLIAHHAYFDKTMVNEMLLRHGLGKLKNEFVDTGYLFNKSKHIIYRESLKEHYTLDDLCKELNVPKVDRHTANGDALITAIIFLKILSRLDKRKSLEWDYLLKA, translated from the coding sequence ATGATTTTTAATTGGTTTCGTAAAAACAAAAAAGAGTATCCCGATTTTTGGATCGACTACCTCGATAGTTTTAAAGCTCCAAAAAAAGATAAAGTTGATACAACACGCTTTGTTGCTTTCGATACCGAAACGACTGGTTTTGATAAAAAAAATGACAGAATCCTATCCATAGGCGCCGTTAGTTTTGTTGGTAAATCCATTCAAGTTAAAGAAAGCCTGGAACTTTATTTAGAGCAAGAGGTTTTTAACCCGGAATCGGTTAAAATTCACGGAATAATGAAAAAAGGTTCTTTAGAAAAAGTAACCGAACTCGAAGCTATTAAACTCTTTTTAGCCTACATAAAAGACGCTGTTTTAATAGCGCACCATGCCTATTTTGATAAAACCATGGTAAATGAGATGCTACTAAGACATGGGCTTGGTAAACTAAAAAATGAATTTGTAGACACCGGTTATTTATTCAATAAATCTAAACATATTATTTATCGTGAGAGCTTAAAAGAGCATTATACCTTAGATGATCTGTGTAAAGAACTTAACGTTCCGAAAGTAGATAGACATACAGCCAATGGAGATGCTTTAATAACCGCCATTATATTTCTAAAAATTTTGTCTCGATTAGATAAACGAAAAAGCTTAGAATGGGATTATTTATTGAAAGCTTGA
- a CDS encoding fumarylacetoacetate hydrolase family protein translates to MKIIGIGKNYVSDKSEIEGIKNGSQLIFTKPESSLVTDNKDVVFPSITNELVYEVELVVKIGKTGKNISIADAPSYISEIAVGIDYTAKDVLTASRAGKGPWALAKGFDGASPISNFKPISNFPELNNINFDLVINGEQKQVGNTDFMIYNFSEIISFVSSFMTLVPGDLIFTGTPAVGAGQTFKGDHLQASIESELLLDFKMI, encoded by the coding sequence ATGAAAATTATAGGCATAGGCAAAAACTACGTAAGTGATAAATCTGAAATTGAAGGCATTAAAAATGGTTCTCAATTAATTTTTACAAAACCGGAAAGCTCTTTAGTAACAGATAATAAAGATGTGGTATTCCCATCGATTACAAACGAATTAGTTTATGAGGTTGAGTTAGTTGTAAAAATTGGAAAAACTGGTAAAAATATTTCTATTGCAGATGCACCTTCGTATATCTCAGAAATTGCCGTAGGAATAGACTATACTGCCAAAGATGTACTTACTGCGAGTAGAGCCGGTAAAGGACCATGGGCATTGGCTAAAGGTTTTGATGGTGCATCACCGATTTCAAACTTCAAACCTATTTCCAACTTTCCGGAGCTTAATAACATTAATTTTGATTTAGTGATTAATGGTGAGCAAAAACAAGTTGGCAATACCGATTTTATGATTTATAATTTTAGTGAGATTATTAGCTTCGTTTCTAGCTTCATGACTTTAGTTCCTGGAGATTTAATCTTTACAGGAACCCCAGCTGTAGGTGCTGGTCAAACTTTTAAAGGCGATCATTTACAAGCATCTATTGAAAGTGAGTTATTGCTAGACTTTAAAATGATTTAA
- a CDS encoding LysE family translocator, whose translation MIPLNELFLFALAAFIMVLSPGPNMIYLISRSLSQGKKAGIISLFGVMCGFLFHILMVSFGLTAIFFAVPYAFIVVKFLGVGYLLYLAYNTVKSNNKIFDADQNLKSSKPLKLFNIGLLTNVLNPKMAIFYLSFFPQFIKPEYGSVFGQSLQLGIVQIIISFIINFLIVLSASKMASWFSKKPIWLRIQKWFMASVLTGLAVKMAFAKAK comes from the coding sequence ATGATCCCTTTAAATGAATTATTCCTATTTGCTTTAGCCGCATTTATAATGGTACTCTCTCCTGGTCCAAATATGATTTATCTAATTTCCAGGTCCTTATCCCAAGGAAAGAAAGCTGGAATCATATCACTGTTTGGTGTTATGTGTGGTTTTTTATTCCATATTCTTATGGTTTCCTTCGGCTTAACTGCCATATTTTTTGCTGTACCCTATGCATTTATAGTCGTTAAATTTCTTGGCGTGGGTTACTTATTATATTTGGCTTACAATACGGTAAAATCAAATAATAAAATTTTCGATGCCGATCAAAACCTAAAATCAAGTAAACCGCTTAAACTTTTCAACATAGGGCTTCTTACCAATGTTCTAAATCCAAAAATGGCGATTTTTTACCTGTCATTTTTTCCACAATTTATAAAACCTGAATACGGTTCAGTTTTCGGTCAAAGTTTACAACTTGGAATCGTTCAAATAATAATAAGCTTTATTATTAATTTTTTAATTGTACTATCTGCTTCGAAAATGGCTAGCTGGTTCTCTAAAAAGCCTATTTGGTTAAGGATACAGAAATGGTTTATGGCTTCTGTATTAACTGGATTGGCTGTAAAAATGGCTTTTGCAAAGGCAAAATAA
- the acs gene encoding acetate--CoA ligase has translation MSNYHIKHLEEYYQVYRKSVREPENFWEEVAEEHFMWQRKWDNVLSWDFTKPEVKWFEGAQLNITENCIDRHLATRGDKTAILFEPNDPKEAAEHITYKQLYERVNQFANVLKEQGIKKGDRVCIYLPMIPELAISVLACARIGAIHSVVFAGFSSTALSTRINDSDCKMVITSDGSYRGAKTIDLKGIVDEALNDCTCVETVLVAKRINSDINMKSGRDKWLQPLLDHASSDCEAELMDAEDPLFILYTSGSTGQPKGMVHTTAGYMVYTAYTFKNAFQYKENDVYWCTADIGWITGHSYIVYGPLANGATTVMFEGVPSYPDFGRFWEIVEKHKVNQFYTAPTAIRALAKQGLELVEKYDLSTLKVLGSVGEPINEEAWHWYNDNVGKKKSPIVDTWWQTETGGVMITPIPFVTPTKPTYATLPFIGIQPALMDENGKELKGNQVDGRLCVKFPWPSMARTIWGNHQRYKDTYFSAYENMYFTGDGALRDEVGYYRITGRVDDVIIVSGHNLGTAPIEDAINEHPAVAESAIVGFPHDVKGNALYGYVILKDVGETRDHANLRNEINQIITEHIGPIAKLDKIQFTQGLPKTRSGKIMRRILRKIAQGDTSNLGDTSTLLNPEVVQDIMDNVL, from the coding sequence ATGAGCAATTATCACATTAAACATTTAGAAGAGTATTACCAAGTTTACAGAAAATCTGTAAGAGAGCCAGAGAATTTTTGGGAAGAAGTAGCTGAGGAGCATTTTATGTGGCAACGTAAATGGGATAATGTTTTAAGTTGGGATTTCACTAAGCCAGAAGTAAAATGGTTTGAAGGTGCGCAGCTTAATATTACTGAAAACTGTATTGATAGACATTTAGCAACCCGAGGGGATAAAACGGCTATTTTATTTGAGCCTAACGATCCTAAGGAAGCAGCAGAACATATTACTTATAAGCAATTATACGAACGCGTTAATCAATTTGCCAATGTGTTAAAGGAGCAGGGCATTAAAAAAGGAGATCGGGTTTGTATTTATTTGCCCATGATTCCAGAATTGGCTATTTCTGTTTTGGCTTGCGCCAGAATAGGCGCTATACATTCGGTGGTGTTTGCTGGTTTTTCTTCAACAGCTTTATCAACCAGAATAAATGATAGCGATTGTAAAATGGTTATTACCAGTGACGGATCTTATAGAGGCGCCAAGACAATCGATTTAAAGGGAATTGTAGATGAGGCCTTAAATGATTGCACTTGTGTAGAGACCGTTTTAGTAGCCAAGCGCATTAATTCGGATATTAACATGAAATCTGGCCGTGATAAATGGTTGCAACCACTTTTAGATCATGCATCATCAGATTGTGAGGCAGAGCTTATGGATGCGGAAGACCCATTATTTATATTGTATACATCAGGCTCTACAGGGCAGCCAAAGGGTATGGTGCATACCACAGCGGGATATATGGTTTATACGGCTTATACATTTAAAAATGCATTTCAGTATAAAGAAAACGATGTGTACTGGTGTACTGCAGATATTGGATGGATTACCGGGCATAGTTATATCGTTTATGGTCCGTTAGCAAATGGAGCTACTACCGTGATGTTCGAAGGGGTGCCAAGTTATCCTGATTTTGGACGTTTTTGGGAGATTGTAGAAAAGCATAAAGTAAACCAGTTTTATACTGCACCAACAGCAATTCGTGCGTTAGCCAAGCAAGGTTTGGAACTAGTTGAGAAATACGATTTGTCAACACTTAAAGTTTTAGGATCTGTAGGAGAGCCGATAAATGAGGAAGCATGGCACTGGTACAACGACAATGTAGGTAAAAAGAAAAGCCCTATAGTTGATACTTGGTGGCAAACCGAAACGGGAGGTGTTATGATTACGCCTATTCCATTTGTAACACCAACAAAACCAACTTATGCCACATTGCCGTTTATAGGAATTCAACCAGCCTTAATGGATGAAAATGGAAAAGAATTAAAGGGCAATCAAGTAGATGGGCGTTTATGCGTAAAGTTTCCATGGCCAAGTATGGCTCGTACTATTTGGGGAAATCATCAACGTTATAAAGACACTTATTTCTCGGCTTACGAGAATATGTATTTTACCGGAGATGGTGCGCTACGAGATGAAGTAGGATATTATAGAATTACCGGACGAGTTGACGATGTTATTATTGTATCTGGTCATAACCTAGGAACGGCGCCTATTGAAGATGCGATTAACGAGCATCCGGCAGTTGCAGAATCTGCTATTGTTGGTTTTCCACATGATGTAAAAGGGAATGCATTATATGGTTATGTTATTTTAAAGGATGTTGGAGAAACGAGGGATCATGCTAATTTACGTAACGAGATAAATCAAATTATTACCGAACACATTGGACCTATTGCTAAGCTAGACAAGATTCAGTTTACTCAAGGTTTACCAAAAACGCGTTCCGGTAAAATTATGAGACGTATTTTAAGAAAAATTGCTCAAGGAGATACCTCTAATTTAGGCGATACCAGTACACTTTTAAACCCAGAAGTGGTTCAGGATATTATGGATAACGTACTATAA
- a CDS encoding DUF294 nucleotidyltransferase-like domain-containing protein, with amino-acid sequence MKNSIAERVSDFLKDYPPFNKLTNKTLLKIAIEVTITYLEKGDTIFKKDDVCHDSFYVVRDGAINLYYSNEDVKEITNIHDTGDLFGLRPLINKEPYKLTATANEESIVYGIPIEVFQSLTDKNNKVQKYLITAFASNAFDPYTEEEAGKIFVDYLPSTSQDIVNFQTANYTKSPITCTTTSTLQAAAKKMSDHKIGCIVVVDNEKKPVGIITNSDIKNKIATGLFPIETPVTNIMSSPVMTGKKGLTIAHGQLQMIKHSIGHLCITKDGTVNSKLVGVLTHHDVLVNLGNNPTVILKEIKRTKRTKKLREARLKGNTLLRSYLEQNIPISHIINVISEINDAVTIRAIELALKKMPTAPPVAFSWLALGSQGRNEQLLFTDQDNALVFEDVPENKYEETQTYFLELAKLVTASLNKIGFEYCEADMMASNPEWCKSLTEWKNQFKSWILKPDEKAVLLSSIFFDYNRVYGNKELVDDLTDTIYTTLAETDIFYKFLARDATKSPSPLGFFKQFLVEKNGEQKELFNIKNRALMPLIDAARVLILSKQIRGVNNTSERFEKLAELEPNNKELHESCSYAFKALSKFKTKQGLLRNNSGKFIDLETLTKEEKLKLRRCFKPIQEIQDILKIRFDLKNFI; translated from the coding sequence ATGAAGAACTCTATTGCAGAACGTGTTAGTGATTTTTTAAAGGACTATCCCCCTTTTAATAAGCTTACCAATAAAACCTTGTTGAAAATTGCCATAGAAGTCACCATAACTTATTTAGAAAAGGGCGATACCATATTTAAGAAAGACGATGTGTGCCACGACAGTTTTTATGTTGTACGAGATGGTGCTATAAACCTGTATTACAGTAACGAGGACGTTAAGGAAATTACGAATATACATGATACAGGCGATCTATTTGGATTGCGCCCACTTATTAATAAAGAACCTTACAAACTTACGGCTACTGCCAACGAAGAGTCTATCGTGTATGGCATACCTATTGAGGTTTTTCAATCCTTAACAGATAAGAACAATAAGGTTCAGAAATATTTAATAACAGCATTTGCATCCAATGCTTTCGATCCTTATACCGAGGAAGAAGCCGGTAAAATTTTTGTCGATTATTTACCAAGTACCTCTCAGGACATAGTAAATTTTCAAACAGCTAATTATACCAAATCGCCCATTACCTGTACAACAACGTCCACCTTACAAGCAGCTGCTAAAAAAATGAGCGACCATAAAATTGGTTGTATCGTGGTGGTTGATAATGAAAAAAAGCCCGTAGGTATTATTACCAATAGTGATATTAAGAATAAAATAGCTACGGGGTTGTTCCCTATTGAAACTCCTGTAACCAATATTATGAGTTCGCCCGTAATGACAGGTAAAAAAGGTTTGACAATAGCGCATGGCCAATTACAAATGATCAAGCATAGTATTGGGCATTTGTGTATTACTAAAGATGGTACGGTTAACTCCAAACTTGTTGGTGTTTTAACGCATCACGATGTTTTGGTTAATTTAGGTAACAACCCTACAGTAATACTTAAGGAGATAAAGCGAACCAAACGAACCAAAAAACTACGTGAAGCAAGGTTAAAAGGCAATACCTTATTAAGAAGTTATCTTGAGCAAAACATACCTATTTCGCATATAATAAATGTAATTTCCGAAATTAACGATGCAGTTACTATTAGAGCGATAGAATTGGCTCTTAAAAAAATGCCTACAGCGCCGCCAGTAGCTTTTTCCTGGTTAGCATTGGGCAGTCAAGGGCGTAACGAGCAATTGCTTTTTACCGATCAGGATAATGCTTTGGTATTTGAAGATGTTCCAGAAAATAAGTATGAAGAAACACAAACTTATTTTTTAGAGCTTGCCAAACTCGTTACCGCCTCTTTAAATAAAATTGGATTTGAATATTGCGAGGCCGATATGATGGCGAGCAATCCAGAGTGGTGCAAGTCCTTAACAGAATGGAAAAATCAATTTAAGAGTTGGATATTAAAACCCGATGAAAAGGCCGTTTTATTGTCTTCTATATTTTTTGATTATAACCGTGTTTATGGAAACAAAGAACTGGTAGACGACCTTACAGATACTATTTATACTACTTTAGCAGAAACGGATATTTTTTATAAATTTTTAGCTCGCGATGCTACTAAAAGCCCTTCACCACTTGGTTTCTTTAAACAATTTCTGGTAGAGAAAAATGGTGAACAAAAGGAACTCTTTAATATTAAAAACAGGGCTTTAATGCCACTTATTGATGCTGCTAGAGTACTCATTTTAAGCAAACAGATAAGAGGGGTTAATAATACGTCTGAGCGTTTTGAAAAGTTAGCCGAACTAGAGCCTAATAACAAAGAGTTACACGAATCATGCTCTTATGCCTTTAAAGCGTTATCCAAGTTTAAAACCAAGCAAGGATTGTTGCGTAATAATTCCGGTAAGTTTATCGATTTGGAAACATTAACCAAAGAAGAAAAACTAAAACTAAGACGCTGCTTTAAACCTATTCAAGAAATTCAAGACATTTTGAAAATCAGATTTGATTTAAAAAACTTTATCTAA